In the Macadamia integrifolia cultivar HAES 741 unplaced genomic scaffold, SCU_Mint_v3 scaffold1000, whole genome shotgun sequence genome, one interval contains:
- the LOC122062338 gene encoding transcription factor VIP1-like: MEAQFTGRATGTSFPGRLDIDQMPETPHRGSHHRRAQSETFFRFTDDILFDPDVDFNLSALDFPSISEDTTTTTATTTNDNNDVSVPMTVDSTTGDKGKGKLAVGTHFRSLSVDSDFFDGLGFQPSPVGGDGGGGEADKFGGRNGVPEKRMHRHSSSMDGSLSSFEVETLDSTKKALGPDKLAELALIDPKRAKRILANRQSAARSKERKIRYTSELERKVQTLQTEATTLSAQVTLLQRDTTGLSAENKELKLRLQAMEQQAQLRDALNETLREEVQRLRIATGQGPVMNGNSFTRGGLPPPFFSPSQPLSHFGNHQTQQQQLRTQSSPNGQNLRGQPQQDFQRRTQ; the protein is encoded by the exons ATGGAAGCCCAGTTCACCGGCAGAGCCACCGGAACTTCCTTCCCCGGCCGATTAGACATCGATCAGATGCCGGAGACCCCACATCGTGGATCCCACCACCGTCGGGCTCAGTCCGAGACTTTCTTCCGCTTCACCGACGACATCCTCTTTGACCCTGATGTCGACTTCAATCTCTCCGCCCTCGACTTCCCTTCCATCTCCGAAgacaccaccactaccaccgcCACAACCACCAACGACAACAACGACGTTAGTGTCCCCATGACCGTTGATTCCACCACCGGAGATAAGGGCAAGGGGAAGTTGGCAGTTGGGACCCATTTCAGGAGCTTATCCGTCGACTCTGATTTCTTCGATGGCTTAGGGTTTCAACCGTCGCCTGTCGGTGGTGATGGTGGCGGCGGCGAAGCTGACAAGTTTGGCGGGAGAAATGGAGTCCCCGAAAAGAGGATGCATAGGCATAGCAGTTCCATGGATGGGTCGTTGTCTTCTTTCGAAGTGGAGACGCTTGACAGTACTAAGAAAGCTTTGGGACCCGATAAGCTTGCGGAGTTGGCTTTGATTGATCCTAAGAGAGCCAAGAG GATTCTTGCAAATCGGCAATCTGCAGCGAGGTCAAAGGAGAGGAAAATTCGATATACTAGTGAGCTGGAGAGGAAGGTGCAGACACTTCAGACTGAGGCAACCACCCTATCAGCACAGGTCACATTGCTGCAG AGAGACACCACTGGATTGTCTGCTGAGAACAAAGAACTCAAACTGAGGTTGCAGGCTATGGAGCAACAAGCGCAGCTACGAGATG CTCTGAATGAAACCTTGAGGGAAGAAGTACAGCGGCTCCGGATAGCTACTGGCCAAGGACCAGTTATGAATGGCAACTCCTTCACCCGAGGAGGATTGCCACCGCCATTCTTCTCTCCGTCCCAGCCTTTGAGCCATTTTGGAAACCACCAAACACAGCAGCAGCAGCTTCGCACTCAGTCATCTCCCAATGGCCAGAATCTAAGGGGACAGCCCCAACAGGATTTCCAGCGGAGGACCCAGTAG
- the LOC122062347 gene encoding vacuolar iron transporter homolog 4-like yields MEGTTEAGNQTSVKENTNPVIPINKHNDLEGQIGQEPKEDEIDYFQRAQWLRAAVLGASDGLVSTASLMMGVGAVRQDVKSMIISGFAGMVAGACSMAIGEFVSVYSQRDIEVSQMKRESEIRIKNEGELCNEDDSRKEKLPNPFQAAAVSALAFTIGAAVPLLSASFIQVYGVRLAVVIALSSLALVVFGWVGAFLGKAPVKRSCFRVLVGGWFAMAITYGLSRLIGIAGL; encoded by the coding sequence atGGAAGGAACTACTGAAGCTGGTAACCAAACTTCTGTGAAGGAGAACACCAATCCAGTGATCCCAATCAATAAACATAACGATCTTGAGGGACAAATAGGGCAAGAAcccaaagaagatgaaatcgaTTACTTCCAAAGGGCACAGTGGCTTAGAGCAGCTGTTCTTGGAGCCAGCGATGGGTTGGTCTCCACTGCATCACTGATGATGGGAGTGGGAGCTGTCAGGCAAGATGTGAAATCCATGATCATTTCAGGGTTTGCAGGGATGGTTGCTGGAGCTTGTAGTATGGCCATAGGTGAGTTTGTTTCTGTATACTCTCAGAGGGATATTGAGGTGTCtcagatgaagagagagagtgaaattagaataaaaaatgaaggagAATTATGTAATGAGGATGACAGCAGGAAAGAGAAATTGCCAAACCCATTTCAGGCGGCTGCTGTATCGGCACTTGCCTTCACGATTGGAGCGGCGGTGCCGCTGTTATCTGCGTCCTTTATACAGGTTTATGGGGTGAGGTTGGCGGTGGTGATTGCATTGTCGAGTTTGGCGTTGGTGGTGTTTGGATGGGTTGGTGCATTCTTGGGGAAGGCACCTGTGAAGAGgtcttgttttagggttttggttgggGGTTGGTTTGCCATGGCTATAACCTATGGATTATCCAGGTTGATTGGCATTGCAGGACTATAG